A region from the Sandaracinus amylolyticus genome encodes:
- a CDS encoding PD40 domain-containing protein codes for MVPRAELFRVFVCGVLAIGCGRVGYDPRSDAVDASLVTFDAAPIDARVEPSDAALDAPSVVEDDAGGPLARVTFATPVRIDALSSETPDVDPCLTPDELAIYFASDRAGSRDLYVSRRESLDAPWSAPAPIAELNTTAANETDPWISPDERTLYFTTNASGTNAIWVARRASADVPFEAPTMVALDVANACCATLSSDELTMMFSAVGPLDLYVVTRASVDAPWSASVAMTSLNTIDDESNPSLSELVVFDRGAADVRDLWIADLATSETRVVGGTDVNTASDERDPWLADGPGRLYFASSRLGQHDLYVAERN; via the coding sequence GTGGTGCCGCGAGCGGAATTGTTCCGGGTGTTCGTGTGTGGGGTGCTCGCGATCGGGTGTGGGCGCGTCGGGTACGACCCACGCTCCGACGCGGTCGATGCGTCGCTCGTCACGTTCGACGCGGCGCCGATCGATGCGCGGGTGGAGCCGAGCGATGCCGCGCTCGACGCGCCGAGCGTGGTCGAGGACGACGCGGGCGGGCCGCTCGCGCGCGTCACGTTCGCGACGCCGGTGCGCATCGACGCGCTCAGCTCCGAGACGCCCGACGTCGATCCCTGCCTCACGCCCGACGAGCTCGCGATCTACTTCGCGTCGGATCGTGCGGGGAGCCGCGACCTCTACGTGTCGCGGCGCGAGTCGCTCGACGCGCCGTGGTCCGCGCCCGCGCCGATCGCCGAGCTCAACACGACGGCCGCGAACGAGACCGATCCGTGGATCTCGCCCGACGAGCGCACGCTCTACTTCACGACGAACGCGAGCGGCACGAACGCGATCTGGGTCGCGCGGCGCGCCAGCGCGGACGTGCCGTTCGAGGCGCCGACGATGGTCGCGCTCGACGTCGCGAACGCGTGCTGCGCGACGCTGTCGAGCGACGAGCTCACGATGATGTTCTCGGCGGTCGGGCCGCTCGATCTCTACGTGGTCACGCGCGCGAGCGTCGATGCGCCGTGGAGCGCGTCCGTGGCGATGACGAGCCTGAACACGATCGACGACGAGTCGAACCCGTCGCTCTCCGAGCTCGTCGTGTTCGACCGCGGCGCGGCGGACGTGCGTGATCTGTGGATCGCGGACCTCGCGACGTCCGAGACGCGCGTCGTCGGCGGCACCGACGTGAACACGGCGTCGGACGAGCGCGACCCGTGGCTCGCGGACGGACCGGGGCGGCTCTACTTCGCGTCGAGCCGCCTCGGACAGCACGACTTGTACGTGGCCGAGCGGAACTGA
- a CDS encoding NAD(P)(+) transhydrogenase (Re/Si-specific) subunit beta — MSGVSTIAYLVAGVLFIRSLGGLSKQETAGLGNVYGMAGMMLAVGVTAAIWVGEDGSVRGLGFALLAVSITIGGAIGAVLARRVEMTGMPELVAVLHSFVGLAAVLVGISSYLSPHADPTGALVPGEDAAGFVAAESEAAAARIVHVVEIWIGVAVGALTFTGSVIAWGKLRGSISGKPLLLPGRHLINAAIAIAIVALAVPFARAASPDDGLVFLVVQTLLASALGVHLVMAIGGADMPVVVSLLNSYSGWAAAAAGFVLANDLLIVTGALVGASGTILSIIMCRAMNRSILNVVFGGFGTADGAAAASPAAAQGEVVEIKTDALAAQLRESKRVVIVPGYGMAVARAQNAVHDFMRALRERGVDVRFAIHPVAGRLPGHMNVLLAEAGVPYDVVLEMEEINHDFPSTDVVLVIGANDIVNPGALDDPSSPIYGMPVLEVWKAKTVVVLKRGMAAGYAGVENPLFFLGNTRMLFGDARKSMEALVSALRN; from the coding sequence ATGAGCGGCGTCAGCACCATCGCGTACCTCGTCGCGGGCGTGCTCTTCATCCGCAGTCTCGGCGGGCTCAGCAAGCAGGAGACCGCGGGGCTCGGCAACGTCTACGGCATGGCGGGCATGATGCTCGCGGTCGGCGTGACCGCGGCGATCTGGGTCGGCGAGGACGGCTCGGTGCGCGGGCTCGGCTTCGCGCTCCTCGCGGTGTCGATCACGATCGGCGGCGCGATCGGCGCGGTGCTCGCGCGTCGCGTCGAGATGACCGGGATGCCCGAGCTCGTCGCGGTGCTGCACAGCTTCGTAGGCCTCGCGGCGGTGCTCGTCGGGATCTCGTCGTACCTCTCGCCGCACGCCGATCCCACCGGCGCGCTGGTGCCCGGCGAGGACGCAGCGGGCTTCGTCGCGGCGGAGAGCGAGGCCGCGGCCGCGCGCATCGTGCACGTGGTCGAGATCTGGATCGGCGTCGCGGTCGGCGCGCTGACGTTCACGGGCTCGGTGATCGCGTGGGGCAAGCTGCGCGGCTCGATCAGCGGCAAGCCGCTGCTGCTCCCCGGGCGTCATCTGATCAACGCGGCGATCGCGATCGCGATCGTCGCGCTCGCGGTGCCCTTCGCGCGCGCCGCATCGCCGGACGACGGGCTCGTGTTCCTCGTCGTCCAGACGCTCCTCGCGAGCGCGCTCGGCGTGCACCTCGTGATGGCGATCGGCGGCGCGGACATGCCGGTCGTCGTCTCGCTGCTCAACAGCTACTCGGGCTGGGCCGCGGCGGCCGCGGGCTTCGTGCTCGCGAACGATCTGCTGATCGTCACCGGCGCGCTCGTCGGCGCGAGCGGCACGATCCTGTCGATCATCATGTGCCGCGCGATGAACCGCTCGATCCTCAACGTGGTGTTCGGCGGGTTCGGCACCGCGGACGGAGCGGCGGCCGCGAGCCCCGCGGCCGCGCAGGGCGAGGTCGTCGAGATCAAGACCGACGCGCTCGCCGCGCAGCTCCGCGAGAGCAAGCGCGTCGTGATCGTGCCCGGCTACGGCATGGCGGTCGCGCGCGCGCAGAACGCGGTGCACGACTTCATGCGCGCGCTGCGCGAGCGCGGCGTCGACGTGCGCTTCGCGATCCATCCGGTCGCGGGGCGCCTGCCCGGGCACATGAACGTGCTGCTCGCGGAGGCGGGCGTGCCCTACGACGTCGTGCTCGAGATGGAGGAGATCAACCACGACTTCCCGAGCACCGACGTGGTCCTCGTGATCGGCGCGAACGACATCGTGAACCCCGGCGCGCTCGACGATCCGTCGAGCCCCATCTACGGGATGCCGGTGCTCGAGGTGTGGAAGGCGAAGACCGTCGTCGTGCTCAAGCGCGGCATGGCCGCGGGCTACGCGGGCGTCGAGAACCCGCTCTTCTTCCTCGGCAACACGCGCATGCTCTTCGGCGACGCGCGCAAGAGCATGGAAGCGCTGGTGAGCGCGCTGCGGAATTGA